GGCTTCGGGTTCTTCTGGAACTCACGCGGGCCTGCTGACGGGTTTTATTGGCTGCAACCTGAATATTCCTGTTGTGGGTGTTGGGGTGAGCCGTGATCCCGAAGATCAGGATCCCATTGTGCACCAGGTCGCTCTGGAAACGGCCGAGAGACTGGGAATGAAGCAGGATATTTCCAGGGAGTCCGTTGTCACCTTCGGCGATTACTGGAGGCCAAAGTATTCCGTGCCCAATGCGAAGATGGTGGAGGCGGTAACCATGATGGCCAGAACTGAAGGCATACTGCTTGACCCCGTCTACACGGGCAAGGCCGTTGCCGGTCTCATCGGTCTCTGCCGTAAAGGTTACTTTAAAAAAGGTGAAAATGTTTTGTATGTGCATACGGGAGGCTCGCCGGCATTGTATGCTTACACAAGACCCATCCTTGGGCTGGAAGAAGTGGCAGAGTGAAAAAGAGGATCCCGGAAAGCTTCGCATTAAACAGCAAGTTTTCCGGGATTTTTTTTAAGGGACAGAAAAGAGGTGGCCATGGGAGAAAAAGTGGTGGGTATTATTGGCGGTATGGGGCCGGAGGCCACGGTGGATCTGATGGCAAGGGTCATACGGGCTACTTCTGCTGCAGATGACAGGGATCATATTCGGATGCTTGTGGACAACAACCCCAAAGTGCCTTCGCGAATCCGTGCCCTGATCGAAGGCGGGGGAGAAAGTCCTGCCCCCTGTCTGCGGGAAATGGCGCAGAAGCTGGCGGCATGGGGGGTGGATTTTCTCGCCATGCCCTGCAACACGGCACATCACTATTATAGCGATATACGGGAGGCCGTATCCATACCTGTTCTGAATATGGTGGATATGGCGGTGGAGGCCTGCCTCATCCGGAATAAAAATTTGAAAAAAGTGGGCCTGATGGCGTCCACGGCAGTTTTGAATCTGGAGCTTTATGAGCAGAGCTTTGCCGCAGAAGGGGTAGAGATGCTGGCTCCTCCTCCGGCGGTCCAGAAAGGGCTCATGGGAGCCATCCGGAGAATCAAAACCAGTGTATACGGAGAGGAGGTCCGTCTGATTTTGCAGGAAACAGCCGACAGCCTTGTGGGAGAGGGGGCAGAACTGCTGCTGGTGGCCTGCACGGAGCTTTCTGTTATTTCAGAAAGTCTGGCAGTGAAAGTGCCTTTGCTGGATGCATCGCAGATACTGGCTGAAGCCATCGTGAAAAAGGTGAAAACGGATTGCACCTGATTGAATAGGTCTGCAGACCGATTAACGAACGGACAGGAGGTTAGGGATGGCAGAAGAAAAGAAAAAAATGAGCCTGCCGGCAAAAATGGGTATTGGTTTTGCCGCAGGTATTCTGCTGGGTTTCATTTTTCAGATGGGCGGTTGGGATATCGCATGGGTAAAACCCTTTGGTGATATTTTTATTCGTCTGATTCGTATGATTGTTGTGCCCCTTGTGTTCATTTCACTGGTGGCGGGTGCCGCCAGCATGGGGGATCTGAGTAAGCTTGGCCGGGTTTCCGTAAAAACCATTATTTATTATGTAGGAACCACAGCCATTGCTGTTTTCATTGGCCTCATTATTGCCAATGTATTCCAGCCCGGAGCAGGCCTCACCCTTTCCCTGGAAGGGTTGAAGGCAAGGGAGGTGACACCGCCTGGAACGCTGGAGACTTTTCTGAATATTGTTCCTCTCAACCCTGTTCAGGCACTGGCAGAGGGGAAGCTGCTGCAGATTATTTTCTTTGCTATTTTTTTTGGTTTTGCCCTGTCCAGCCTGGGCGAAACGGGAAAGCCCCTTTTGAAAATATTTGAAGTGGGCAATGAGGTGATGATTCGCATTACGGCAGCTGTCATGCACTATGCTCCCTATGGGGTCTGTGCCCTGATAGCCTATACGGTTGGTAACAGCGGTATAGAAGTTTTGCTGCCGCTCATGAAACTCATCGTTCTCATGTATGTTGCCGCGCTGATTCATGTGTGTGTGGTCTACCTGCCTCTTCTGAAAGGTGCGGGCAAGTTTCCCCTTGTAACGTTCTTTAAAGTGATGAGCCAGCCTCTGTTGATAGCCTTTTCCACCTGTTCCAGTGCGGCCGCTTTGCCTGCCAACATGGCTGCTACGGAAAAACTCGGTGTTCCCAGGCAGATTTCAAGCTTTACCATACCGCTGGGTACCACCATCAATATGGATGGTGCGGCTATCTATCTGGGGCTGGCAGCGGTATTTGTGGCACAGATTTACGGGATTGAACTGAGCTTTGCTTCTCAGCTCAGCATTCTTCTGATAGCCATTCTGGCTTCCATCGGCTCCGTGGGCGTTCCTTCGGCGGCTCTGGTGGTGATGACCATGGTGTTTACGCAGGTTCAGTTGCCCATGGAAGGTATCGCTCTTGTGGCCGGGGTGGACAGAATTCTGGACATGGCCCGGACAACGCTGAATGTGATGGGTGATGCCACCGGCGCTGTGGTTGTTTCCCGTCTTGAAGGGGATCTGGACCTGGAGCCCGTTGGAGACGGCAGTATCGGTTGAAATGCCCTTTCGGTATGTCCCATCCATAGAATAGAAAAGATCCGGGAAAACAGTGGTTTCCCCGGATCTTTTTTTTATGGTGATGTGGAGCGGTTATTTCCAGGTGATGGCGGCTGCCTGTCTGGGAGGAATGCGGTGGTAGCGGAAACGGGGTACTCCCACAAGTACGGCACCATGGTTGCTGACGCCCTTGGGCAGATTCAGCGCCTCTTTCAGTGGGGGCCAGAAGGTGGCCGCTATGTTGAAAAAGCCGGCCCAGCAGGTACCCAGACCCATGGAAGGAGCGGCTACTTCCAGGTACGCCAGGGCCGTTGCGCAGTCAATGGCTGCTGTTGGAGCCGCCTTGTGGGCACAGGCCACCACAATGTGCGGAGCATCTCTGCAGATCACATCCAGACCGAGATCAAAGCCTGCCACCGTTTCTTCCAGATGAAATGCCCTGGCCATGGCAGGTTGCTCTTTGATCATGTAGCGCATCCAGTCTGCCACCATGGCAGTAAGGCGACGTACCTCATCCGTGTCGTGAATGATGAGCCATTGAACAGAGCGGCTGTTATGGCCCGTTGGCGCACAGCTTGCCGTCTGAACCAGCTCTTCAAGGCGGCTTTTGTCCACAGGCTCTTTTTTGTAATTGCGGATGGACCGGCGGGTGGCAAGCAGATGCCTTGTGGCCTTTTCATCGGGCAGCAGATGGGTATCCACGGGGGTACAGTCTTTCGGAGTCAGAAATTCAAGACGGATGGCTGCCGTGGGGCAGACAGAAACGCAGTGTCCGCAGCGAATACAGAGGACTTCTCCTCCTTTCACAAGGGCGGGCATTTCTCCTTTGCCAGGGAAACCTAAAATCTTTACGGGACATTCTGCTGCACAAATGCCGTCCTTGTTGCATCGGTCCGGGTCAATGGTAACGAATGCTGCTGTCATGGGGCTCCTTCCTGCCGGGAGGCGGGGATGTAAAGGATTGAATGGAATGTTTGTATAATGGTTTTGACCTGCAAGAATCTCTGCTGCCGTTTGAGGTGGAAAGGGGCACAGTTGCGGGTTCGTCCACGTATCTCTGGAAAATGACACAGGGATACGGCAGGAGTCAAGGCTTCAGCATGGCAGAGGGGGCGGCAGCACAGCCTCCCCGGAAGGACCTATTCCTGCCGGTGTTTCATTTTGCGGGCCATGTCATGGAAAATATAGGCCATCATACCGAGAATGAAGGTGCTTCCCGGTGTGAAGGAGCAATAGGCCTTGTAGCCGAAAAGACATTCTTTGGAAGCGGAAGCCCAGGGAGTCAGTGTGAGCAGGGCAAGGATAAGGCATACAAGGGCAGCAAGCATGAAAAGGCGGGGGATCATGGAGTCATCCTTTCATTCTCTCAGGGTTGCCGTCAGGCCCAGAGGGTTCAGCAGAAGGTCCAGGGCATCACATATATGAAGGCTGATAAGATCAGCATTCATCAGAGCCTGACTGCATGCACCTTCTTTCATGAGAATGGCGACGCCGATGCGGGCTTTTTCCAGCATCAGAGCATCATTACGGCCGTTGCCCATGGCAACGACCTGGGCTTGTCCAAGGCTTTCCACATAGTTTTTTTTGGCCACCCCCTGATTCCCGGGCGGGATGGTAACGATGTGGAGGGGAAGTCCTGTAAGGGCCTTTGCCACAGAGCCGAAGGTATCGGCAGTAATGACATGAATGCTGAGCCGTTTTGCCAGCTGATCCAGGCGACTGGTAACTCCATCAAGGAGTTGTCCGTTTTCGGCCAGGGTTCCGTTGTAATCAAGAACAAGGTGCTGTGCTTCCACTTTTCCGAATCCGGGAATATCAAAGACAAGCATAGGGTTTCCTTGGATATGACCGGTTTCACGTAAAGAAGCCGGGGTAAGGGTATCCGTTTGGTTAAAGCCGATTGTATCTGTGCACGGCTCTGCGGAACGGTTTTTTCCTTCTTACGGTCCGATCACCAGTGCTGCTGCGTAAAGCAGGCAGAAGAAAAAGGATAGCCTGGCCGTATGGGCGAGAACTTCATTTAAAAGACGTCCATCCATATGCCACAGGGACTGGATGACTACAATGGCCTTGGGAAAAGAGATCATTGCCAGAAGCATCCAGATATTGCTTCTGATGGCTATGATGAGGGGGAAGAGATAGGCGCCTGCCACAAGGCCTGTAAAACAATAGCGGCTGGCCATGGGGCCTATACGTACGGCAAGGGTTCTTTTGCCGGAAGCGGCATCGCCTTCAATGTCCCGTATGTTGTTTACGGATAAAATGGCGGCAATGAGCATGCCCGCGGGCAGGGAGGCCAGAAGGGCTGTGGGGGAAAAGGTCAGTGCCATGACCCATGTGGTACCGCAGACCGCAACGGGTCCGAAAAAGAGAAAAGCGGCGGCTTCACCCAGTCCTTTTTCAGTCATGGGAAAGGGGCCTGCGGAGTAGGTCAGAACGCCCATAAGGGAAAAAAAAGCTATGAAAAGAGCGGGAATGCCTCCGCGGTAAATGAGGTATGATCCGGAAAAAGAGGCCAGTATCATGCAAAGAGCCATGGCCAGCAGTACTTTTTTCCCCTCAATGAGACCACTCTGGGTAACCCGCAGGGGGCCGATACGCCTGTCATTATCATGGCCTGCCTTTGCATCGAAATAATCATTGGCAAGGTTCACGGCAATCTGTAGCAGAAGGGCTGTGACCAGAGCAAGAAGACCCGAAAGAAGATGGAATTTTCCCATGCTGGCGGCCGCTGCCATGCCCAGAATGACAGGCCCCAGGGCTGCGGGCAGGGTTTGGGGCCGGGTGGCCAGTATCCAGGCTTCTTTTTGTGAAAGGGTGTTCATTCCATGTCCTTGATGAAAAGATGGGGAGCCAGTTTTCTTTCAATGATACGGATCAGGCCGTACAGCAGACTTCCCATCAGTCCCATGGCCAGAATACCTGTGTACATTTCCGGGTAGAGAAGAATCTGGTAGGTTTCCACAACAATGTAATAGCCCAGTCCCCACTGGGTAAGGGCCTGTTCCGCAATGAAAAGGACGGCAACGGCTGTTCCCACGGAAACCCTCAGTGCCGTGAGAATGGCGGGCAGGGTAGCGGGCAGATAGACAAAACGGAAAAGGGCTCTTCTCCCGGCGCCGAGGGACCGGACGGAAGCAATGAGCTCCGGGGTCAGGCTGGCTGCCTCATCTCTCACCACCACCAGAATCTGAAAAAAAAGAATGAGGGAAATGAGAAATATTTTGGAAATATCACTGATACCCATGAGCACATAGATGACAGGGAGAAAAACGATTTTGGGTACGGGGTATAAAATGGTGATCACCGGTGAAAAAAGTGCATTGATTCTCGGGGCCTGGCCGAGGATGAGTCCCAGAGGAGCCGCCGTGCATACGGCCATGACAATGGCCAGTATCACCCTTGCCGCACTGGCCAGAAAATGAAGGCCCAGATCACCGAAAAGGTTTTGAAAAAACAGCGGAAGCACGGTGGCAGGACCGGGAAGGATGGGTTTTCCCATGGCCAGGGCTGCCAGCTGCCAGAACAGCAGAAGGGTGATCAGCCCCAGCAGTGGGTCCAGAATACCAGACCGTGACGCTTTCATGTACTTTCCCCCATGGCTTGTCGTACTCTCTGGCACATTTTGTTGAAACCATAATGATTTCTGGGTTTTTCATCTTTGGCAAGGGGGTTTGCCAGAATGGTGGGAGCTCTGTTTACCTTCAGTGTGGTCACAAGAATTTTTTCTCCCAGAATGACGGCTTCAGGGATGTCATGGGTTACGGTTATGCGGGTTATGGCCTGAGTCCGGCCGAGGCCTGCCATGAGCTCCTGCAGCTCTTCCCGAATGGGAGGATCCAGAGCGGAAAAAGGTTCATCCATCAGAAGAAGATCCGGTTCCATGAGCAGTGTGCGGGCAATGGCGGCTCTCTGGCGCTGGCCCCTTGAGAGTTGGGCCGGATAACAATGTTCCTTGCCCGCAAGTCCCAGGCGCTGTAACCAAAGATCCATGGTTTCTGCCTGGGGTTTTTCATTGCCATTTTGCCATTTTGCAGGTGTGTGGCGACCGTCTGAGCCGTAAAAACGCCGGATTCGGAGGCCCAGAGAAACATTGGCCCGTATGGTGGCCCATGGCAGCAGCCCATGGTCCTGAAAAACAAGTCCACTTTCGGGACGGGGGCGCTGCAGCTGTTTCCCTTCCACTTCAATGCTTCCCTGCCGGGGTCTTTTCAGGCCAGCCATAAGGGAGAGAAGGGTGGATTTCCCGCAGCCGGAGGGGCCGATGATAACCCAGGATTCTCCCTTCTCGATTTCGAGGGAGAAGTTGTCAAATAAAAGTGGCTTTCCCGGATACCCGAAGGAGAGATGACGGATATGAACCATGCTCATGGCAGGGGCTCTTCCTGCTGGAGGTCAGAAACATTGTCGTGATAGCGGAGGGGAGTGAGAAGGAGACTCCGGCTCACCATCCAGTTCATCATATCATCCCACTGCTCTTGAGAAGGGATTTCGGCAACGGGGAAAGGGGGGATGGGAAAGGTCTGGCGTATGTCCGCAGGGGTACGCACGCTGATCAGAAAGATGTCCCGGAAGGCTTCGGGATTCTCATTGATATCCATGGCAGCCCGGTTCCATGCATTCAGAAAGGTCCGGACTTTCTCCCTTTCCTCGCGGACAGTCCGGCTGTCGAAACTGATGACGCTGGCACTGGCGAAGGTGCTGGTCAGGTCATTGGCCAGCTCTCTGGCACCTTGCTGCATGGCACTGAAAGCCAGAGGATCAGGCATAACAGCGGCTTCAAGACGGCCCTGCATCAGGAGTTGAAACCGTTCGGGGATGGATGGCACAGAGCGTTTACGGATTTCTTCCGGCTGAAGACCTGCATGGCTGAGCATGCGATCTGTCAGGTATTCAATAATGGTATGGCGGCTGATGCCGATGGGAACATCTTTGAGTTCCCTAAGGTTGCTGTGCTGGCTTCCCGGGCTGGCAAGAATACGGAAAAGAGGGGAGTTTCCCATGGGACGCCTTGCAATCTGAAGCACCTGCATACGGGTTTGATCCCGGTTGAAAAGGGCTGTTCCTGCCATTTCATTGATCATGCCGTGAATTCTGCCCGCCTGCATGAGCTGATCCCTTTCCAGGGCGCTGGCAACGGAAATGGCTTCTACCTCCACGCCTGTTTCCCTGAAGTAGCCTCTGGCTTCCGCCACATGAAAGGGAAGGGCATCGGGAATGGGCAGCAGGGCAACCCGTAAAGGGGTGGTATGGGCGGTGGTACAGAATATAAAAATGAAAAATATGGAAAAAAAGCGCATGAAGTCAAGACTCCGGGTGTGTGAAGCAGCGGATAATCTGCCCGATCAGGCCATACATAGGCAAAAGCTCCTTTGCTGTCAACAAGCCCGCCAAAAAGGGAAACACCCTATTCTTTTATCTGCAGAGACTGCACCTGACTTTCCAGCTGATCCGCAATACGGTTAAGGGACTGGGAGGCAAGGGCCATCTGTTCGGCAGATTTGGCATTTTCCTGCACCACCGTTTCCAGTCCACCCAGAAATTTTGTGGCCTGCCCAATGGCATCGGCCTGTTCATCGCTGGCTGCACGGATTTCTTTGACCCTGTCCGCATTGCTTCTGATTTCGGGAATCAGTGCCTGAAGGTGCTCTCTGGCATCCCGTGCAACGGTGCTGCCATCCCTTGCCACCTTCCCGATGGCAAGGGTGGACTCCCGGCTTTTTTCTGCCAGTTTCCGGATTTCATCGGCAACCACGGCAAAGCCACGGCCATGGTCTCCTGCGCGGGCCGCTTCAATGGCAGCATTCAGGGCAAGGAGATGGGTCTGGCGGGCAATTTCTTCCACAATACCGATGCGCTGAATGATGTCGTTCATGGCACGGGAGGCGTCTTCCACTGCTTTTCCGCTGGCATCGGCCTTGGTTGCGGCCTTAAAGGCCGCGTCCTCCGTGTTTCTGGCCGTAGCCAGGTTGCGGGAAACGGCGAGGCTGATTTCTCGCATACGGGTGGCCAGATGTTCCGCTGCTCTGGCCTGTTTCAGGGTTCCCTCATTGAGGCGGGCAGATATGGTGAAAACATCCCGGCTTGCCTCCACACTGTGGCGGGCGGCAAAGCGAACTTCCGAAGCTGCCCTGGCAAGCCTGCGGACCATGGTGGACAGGGCCTGACCCAGAGTATCCTGATCCGATAAAATGGGTACGCTTATGGTGAGATCCCCGTCAGCTACTTTACGGGCCAGCTTGGCCTTGATCTCGAGGGAGTCCACAAAGGTATTCATCCATCGGGACAGAATGCCCATTTCGTCCTTTGCCTCCACAGGAATACGACGGGTGAGGTCTCCTTCTCCCTGGGCCACATCCTGCACCGCCGCAATGAGCTTATGCAAGGGAAGTACTACTATTTTTCGCAAAGTGAAAACAAGGGTGATGAAAAGGAGCAGGTCGAGAATCAGTACAATCAGCACAAGGTCCTGGATGATCTGTCTGAGACCATCCTGAAAAAAGGCGGGGTCCAGCAGCAGGGTGACTTCACCCATGAGCTCGCCATTATGGATAACGCCCCGTTCCCGCATGAAATTCTTTGATTCAGGAAGGCGGTCCACAGGGATGGATGCTCCCTTGGGGTTTCGGCCGATACAGACAAGATAGCCTTCTTTGAGCTCCGGTTCTTTCAGGCCGATGGCAAGAATCCGGGTGTCTTTCATTTCAGAGTGCAGGGTGGCATTCACCTGGATCATATCAATATTATATAAAGGGTCCCGCAGGGTTTGCACCAGCCTGTCGATGATGAGATCCGCATCCTTTTCAAGACTCTGCTCAAATCGTTTTTTGGCGGCAGCATACTGCCAGCTTCCCAGAAGAGCCAGAAGTACGGTGGAAAGAATCAGCACAAAGGCACTGATGCGGAACAGCATGGAATGAAAAGGGGCCGGACGGGAAGGAATGGTATCCATGGGCGGGCTCCTTACAGAGAATGAAAGTGTTGGCAATATGTGGGTAAGAATCCGTTACTGGCCCAGGGCCGTCCGGATTTTTTCTGCCAGTTGTTTGATGGAAAAAGGCTTCTGTATGAACTGGACATCGGGCTTCAATACACCATGGTGGGCAATGACATTGGCCGTATACCCTGACATGAAGAGACAGTTCATCTGGGGATAATGCTGGGTCAGTTTTTCTGCGAGATCCCTGCCGTTCATTTCCGGCATAACGACATCCGTAAGCAGTAGATGAATCTGACCTGTATGATCCCGGCTCAGCATAAGGGCTTCCGCGGGACCGGCCGCTGAAAGAGTTGTATAGCCAAGCTGTTGCAGCATCCGTGAGGTCAGTCGCAGAAGGGCGGGTTCATCTTCCACCACAAGAATGCACTCCTCTCCTCCGGGGGCTGGTTTTTCCCGGACCATGGTTTTGGGCAACATGGCATCCTTTTCTCCGGGGATGTAGATGCGGAAGGTGCTCCCCTGACCCGGTTCGCTGTACACATTGATAAATCCCTGATTCTGACGGATGATGCCATAGACCATGGCAAGGCCGAGGCCCGTTCCCTCATTTTGGGGCTTGGTGGTAAAAAAGGGTTCAAAGAGATGGGGAATGATCTCCTTTTCGATGCCGCAGCCATCATCGCTCACCGCCAGCATGACATAGTCTCCGGGCAGAAAATCAGCATGGGTTTGGCAATAGCTTTCATCAAAGCGGACGTTGGTTGTTTCAATGGTTATCAGCCCGATATCGGATATGGCGTCTTTGGCATTGATGGTAAGATTGGCAAGAATCTGATCCACCTGGCTGGGGTCCATTTTGACGGCCCGTAGATTGTCACCGGGGTGCCAGCGAAGATCAATACCTTCTCCGATAAGGCGGCGCAGCATCCTGAGCATCCC
Above is a genomic segment from Desulfobotulus pelophilus containing:
- a CDS encoding ABC transporter substrate-binding protein; translated protein: MRFFSIFFIFIFCTTAHTTPLRVALLPIPDALPFHVAEARGYFRETGVEVEAISVASALERDQLMQAGRIHGMINEMAGTALFNRDQTRMQVLQIARRPMGNSPLFRILASPGSQHSNLRELKDVPIGISRHTIIEYLTDRMLSHAGLQPEEIRKRSVPSIPERFQLLMQGRLEAAVMPDPLAFSAMQQGARELANDLTSTFASASVISFDSRTVREEREKVRTFLNAWNRAAMDINENPEAFRDIFLISVRTPADIRQTFPIPPFPVAEIPSQEQWDDMMNWMVSRSLLLTPLRYHDNVSDLQQEEPLP
- a CDS encoding HAD family hydrolase, translated to MLVFDIPGFGKVEAQHLVLDYNGTLAENGQLLDGVTSRLDQLAKRLSIHVITADTFGSVAKALTGLPLHIVTIPPGNQGVAKKNYVESLGQAQVVAMGNGRNDALMLEKARIGVAILMKEGACSQALMNADLISLHICDALDLLLNPLGLTATLRE
- a CDS encoding dicarboxylate/amino acid:cation symporter is translated as MAEEKKKMSLPAKMGIGFAAGILLGFIFQMGGWDIAWVKPFGDIFIRLIRMIVVPLVFISLVAGAASMGDLSKLGRVSVKTIIYYVGTTAIAVFIGLIIANVFQPGAGLTLSLEGLKAREVTPPGTLETFLNIVPLNPVQALAEGKLLQIIFFAIFFGFALSSLGETGKPLLKIFEVGNEVMIRITAAVMHYAPYGVCALIAYTVGNSGIEVLLPLMKLIVLMYVAALIHVCVVYLPLLKGAGKFPLVTFFKVMSQPLLIAFSTCSSAAALPANMAATEKLGVPRQISSFTIPLGTTINMDGAAIYLGLAAVFVAQIYGIELSFASQLSILLIAILASIGSVGVPSAALVVMTMVFTQVQLPMEGIALVAGVDRILDMARTTLNVMGDATGAVVVSRLEGDLDLEPVGDGSIG
- a CDS encoding aspartate/glutamate racemase family protein, whose product is MGEKVVGIIGGMGPEATVDLMARVIRATSAADDRDHIRMLVDNNPKVPSRIRALIEGGGESPAPCLREMAQKLAAWGVDFLAMPCNTAHHYYSDIREAVSIPVLNMVDMAVEACLIRNKNLKKVGLMASTAVLNLELYEQSFAAEGVEMLAPPPAVQKGLMGAIRRIKTSVYGEEVRLILQETADSLVGEGAELLLVACTELSVISESLAVKVPLLDASQILAEAIVKKVKTDCT
- a CDS encoding nitroreductase family protein; this encodes MTAAFVTIDPDRCNKDGICAAECPVKILGFPGKGEMPALVKGGEVLCIRCGHCVSVCPTAAIRLEFLTPKDCTPVDTHLLPDEKATRHLLATRRSIRNYKKEPVDKSRLEELVQTASCAPTGHNSRSVQWLIIHDTDEVRRLTAMVADWMRYMIKEQPAMARAFHLEETVAGFDLGLDVICRDAPHIVVACAHKAAPTAAIDCATALAYLEVAAPSMGLGTCWAGFFNIAATFWPPLKEALNLPKGVSNHGAVLVGVPRFRYHRIPPRQAAAITWK
- a CDS encoding methyl-accepting chemotaxis protein, producing MDTIPSRPAPFHSMLFRISAFVLILSTVLLALLGSWQYAAAKKRFEQSLEKDADLIIDRLVQTLRDPLYNIDMIQVNATLHSEMKDTRILAIGLKEPELKEGYLVCIGRNPKGASIPVDRLPESKNFMRERGVIHNGELMGEVTLLLDPAFFQDGLRQIIQDLVLIVLILDLLLFITLVFTLRKIVVLPLHKLIAAVQDVAQGEGDLTRRIPVEAKDEMGILSRWMNTFVDSLEIKAKLARKVADGDLTISVPILSDQDTLGQALSTMVRRLARAASEVRFAARHSVEASRDVFTISARLNEGTLKQARAAEHLATRMREISLAVSRNLATARNTEDAAFKAATKADASGKAVEDASRAMNDIIQRIGIVEEIARQTHLLALNAAIEAARAGDHGRGFAVVADEIRKLAEKSRESTLAIGKVARDGSTVARDAREHLQALIPEIRSNADRVKEIRAASDEQADAIGQATKFLGGLETVVQENAKSAEQMALASQSLNRIADQLESQVQSLQIKE
- a CDS encoding 1,4-dihydroxy-2-naphthoate polyprenyltransferase gives rise to the protein MNTLSQKEAWILATRPQTLPAALGPVILGMAAAASMGKFHLLSGLLALVTALLLQIAVNLANDYFDAKAGHDNDRRIGPLRVTQSGLIEGKKVLLAMALCMILASFSGSYLIYRGGIPALFIAFFSLMGVLTYSAGPFPMTEKGLGEAAAFLFFGPVAVCGTTWVMALTFSPTALLASLPAGMLIAAILSVNNIRDIEGDAASGKRTLAVRIGPMASRYCFTGLVAGAYLFPLIIAIRSNIWMLLAMISFPKAIVVIQSLWHMDGRLLNEVLAHTARLSFFFCLLYAAALVIGP
- a CDS encoding ABC transporter permease — encoded protein: MKASRSGILDPLLGLITLLLFWQLAALAMGKPILPGPATVLPLFFQNLFGDLGLHFLASAARVILAIVMAVCTAAPLGLILGQAPRINALFSPVITILYPVPKIVFLPVIYVLMGISDISKIFLISLILFFQILVVVRDEAASLTPELIASVRSLGAGRRALFRFVYLPATLPAILTALRVSVGTAVAVLFIAEQALTQWGLGYYIVVETYQILLYPEMYTGILAMGLMGSLLYGLIRIIERKLAPHLFIKDME
- a CDS encoding ABC transporter ATP-binding protein, with protein sequence MSMVHIRHLSFGYPGKPLLFDNFSLEIEKGESWVIIGPSGCGKSTLLSLMAGLKRPRQGSIEVEGKQLQRPRPESGLVFQDHGLLPWATIRANVSLGLRIRRFYGSDGRHTPAKWQNGNEKPQAETMDLWLQRLGLAGKEHCYPAQLSRGQRQRAAIARTLLMEPDLLLMDEPFSALDPPIREELQELMAGLGRTQAITRITVTHDIPEAVILGEKILVTTLKVNRAPTILANPLAKDEKPRNHYGFNKMCQRVRQAMGEST